In Saccharolobus solfataricus, a genomic segment contains:
- the rpl7ae gene encoding 50S ribosomal protein L7Ae: MSKASYVKFEVPQDLADKVLEAVRKAKESGKIKKGTNETTKAVERGQAKLVIIAEDVQPEEIVAHLPLLCDEKKIPYVYVSSKKALGEACGLQVATASAAILEPGEAKDLVDEIIKRVNEIKGKTSS, from the coding sequence ATGTCAAAAGCTAGTTATGTTAAGTTTGAAGTACCACAAGACCTAGCAGATAAAGTATTAGAAGCAGTAAGAAAAGCTAAGGAAAGCGGAAAGATAAAGAAGGGTACCAATGAGACAACAAAGGCTGTAGAAAGGGGTCAAGCTAAATTAGTAATTATTGCTGAAGATGTACAACCAGAGGAAATAGTTGCACACCTACCACTGTTATGCGATGAGAAAAAAATACCATATGTTTATGTTTCCTCTAAAAAAGCCTTAGGAGAAGCTTGTGGTTTACAAGTAGCCACAGCATCTGCAGCTATCTTAGAGCCTGGCGAAGCTAAGGATCTAGTTGATGAAATAATTAAGAGAGTAAACGAGATTAAAGGTAAAACTTCAAGTTAA